The Acidobacteriota bacterium genome contains a region encoding:
- a CDS encoding CDP-alcohol phosphatidyltransferase family protein, translating to MELRPWTLPNFLTFARLVALPFLVMAILGGRAWTALAIFLTAAVTDIVDGYVARRFGMGSPLGALLDPIADKLFLVSSFVVFALPGTPTAVRIPMWLLVLTIFRDVFILVICLVLFLALGIRSFPPSILGKLTTFLEISTVTAILLVNVKRLDPVVATACMWLVAAFATISGLHYSWRVLTQLPRGPHPPAARPAA from the coding sequence GTGGAGCTTCGCCCCTGGACGCTGCCGAACTTCCTCACGTTCGCGCGCCTCGTCGCGCTCCCGTTCCTCGTCATGGCGATCCTCGGCGGCCGGGCGTGGACGGCGCTCGCGATCTTCCTCACGGCCGCCGTCACGGACATCGTGGACGGCTACGTCGCGCGCCGGTTCGGCATGGGGTCGCCGCTGGGCGCGCTGCTCGACCCGATCGCCGACAAGCTCTTTCTCGTCTCGTCGTTCGTCGTCTTCGCGCTGCCGGGGACGCCGACGGCCGTGCGCATCCCGATGTGGCTCCTCGTCCTGACGATCTTCCGGGACGTCTTCATCCTCGTGATCTGCCTCGTGCTCTTCCTCGCACTCGGGATCCGGTCGTTTCCGCCGTCGATCCTCGGCAAGCTCACGACGTTTCTCGAGATCTCGACCGTGACCGCGATCCTCCTCGTCAACGTGAAGCGCCTGGATCCCGTCGTCGCCACGGCGTGCATGTGGCTCGTCGCGGCCTTCGCGACGATTTCGGGGCTCCACTACTCGTGGCGCGTCCTCACGCAGCTTCCGCGCGGACCGCACCCTCCGGCGGCGCGCCCGGCCGCGTGA
- a CDS encoding class I SAM-dependent RNA methyltransferase, producing MAEIRAGDAFEAVVERVVPGGEGLARTDGVVTLVAGALPGDRVRLRVDEVSPRLIRGRAEAILEAGEARRPDADVCALALSGACGGCDWPAARLEHHRALKTELVLDALRRLGGLKAEDLPEPRWLGSPPNYRLRNRLHLGREGRLGFFAPRSNAVADLEGCQIVSKPFLARLPALREHLRSLGPLEGELATLESRDGKTLLGELRLGELRLGGGDGGGPGISLKVKKGPLDGFRVVDAGGRVVGSEGPSSLSIVAGGASFDVSVSSFFQGNLFLLDSFLEEIRAALRGLKPRRAVDLYAGVGFMTRPLLELAAEAGGGDVTAVEIDESSAHSLSKNLSIWASSGLPHARAVRASAESFFHSKKSESPLSLLLADPPRAGLSPEVRRGILRLAPPHVLMVSCDPPTLARDVAALRERYAVTRLTLLDLFPQTHHVETVALLARRPIG from the coding sequence ATGGCTGAGATCCGCGCGGGCGACGCCTTCGAGGCCGTCGTCGAGCGCGTCGTGCCCGGCGGCGAGGGCCTCGCGCGAACGGACGGCGTCGTCACGCTCGTCGCGGGCGCGCTGCCCGGCGACCGTGTGCGGCTGCGCGTGGACGAGGTCTCGCCGAGGCTGATCCGCGGCCGCGCCGAAGCGATCCTCGAGGCGGGGGAGGCCCGCCGCCCGGACGCCGACGTCTGCGCGCTCGCCCTGAGCGGCGCCTGCGGCGGGTGCGACTGGCCGGCCGCCCGCCTCGAGCACCACCGCGCCCTCAAGACCGAGCTCGTCCTCGACGCGCTGCGCCGCCTCGGCGGCCTGAAGGCGGAGGACCTGCCCGAGCCGCGCTGGCTGGGCTCGCCGCCGAACTACCGGCTGCGCAACCGCCTCCATCTCGGCCGCGAGGGCCGCCTCGGCTTCTTCGCGCCGCGCTCAAACGCCGTCGCGGACCTCGAGGGCTGCCAGATCGTGTCGAAGCCGTTTCTCGCGCGGCTCCCCGCGCTCCGGGAACACCTGCGCTCGCTCGGGCCTTTGGAGGGGGAACTGGCGACTCTAGAGTCGCGGGACGGGAAGACCCTACTCGGCGAGCTGCGCCTCGGCGAGCTGCGACTCGGCGGGGGAGACGGAGGGGGACCGGGGATTTCTTTGAAGGTGAAGAAGGGACCGCTCGACGGGTTTCGCGTCGTCGATGCGGGCGGGCGGGTCGTTGGTTCGGAGGGCCCGTCGTCGCTCTCCATCGTGGCCGGCGGCGCCTCGTTCGACGTTTCCGTGTCTTCTTTCTTTCAAGGAAATCTGTTTCTCCTGGATTCATTCCTCGAAGAAATCCGCGCCGCGCTGCGCGGCCTGAAACCGCGGCGCGCGGTCGACCTCTACGCGGGCGTGGGGTTCATGACGCGCCCGCTGCTGGAGCTCGCGGCCGAGGCGGGCGGGGGCGACGTGACGGCGGTCGAAATCGACGAGTCGTCCGCTCATTCACTTTCAAAGAATCTCTCTATCTGGGCCTCCTCGGGCCTGCCGCACGCGCGCGCCGTCCGCGCCTCAGCCGAATCCTTCTTCCACTCAAAGAAATCCGAATCCCCGCTCTCTCTTCTCCTCGCAGATCCTCCTCGCGCCGGCCTTTCGCCCGAGGTACGCCGGGGGATCCTGCGGCTCGCGCCGCCGCACGTCCTGATGGTGTCCTGCGATCCGCCGACGCTCGCGCGCGACGTCGCGGCCCTTCGCGAGCGGTACGCGGTAACGCGGCTGACGCTCCTCGATCTCTTCCCGCAGACTCATCACGTCGAGACGGTGGCCTTGCTCGCCAGGCGTCCGATCGGATAG
- a CDS encoding valine--tRNA ligase, whose product MRWYKAQEDAGFFRPEAAAPDAEPFTIVIPPPNVTGRLHVGHALGRTLEDVLCRWRRMQGRAVLWVPGVDHAGIATQMVVERDLKERTGKTRHDLGREAFLAICREWAGSRRGDILNQIRRLGASCDFTREYYTLDETRSKAVRHVFTTLYKQGLAYRAERMVNWCPSCATVLSDLEVNHVETSGHLWSIAYPVEGGGEVVVATTRPETMLGDTAVAVHPDDERYTALVGKRVTLPLTGRTIAVIADAFVDPKFGTGVVKVTPAHDPNDFEAGRRHGLELVTVIGFDGKMTKAAGDAYAGLDRSEARRKVLKDLDAQGRRRGEKSHLVPLARCQRCDTVVEPLVSIQWFVKIGPLAEKAVAATDSGETAFTPDLWKKTYDEWMKNIRDWCVSRQLWWGHEIPAWYCADGHVNVPEPGAGDPVSCGTCGKQALTRDPDVFDTWFSSWLMPLSVFGWPDETPDFKRFYPTSVLVTGFDILFFWVARMVMAGTWFDGRAPFKDVVLHGLVRDEKGQKMSKTKGNVVDPLEMCDEFGADAVRFTLAVLSGTGRDLPFGKSRVAGYRAFATKVWNATRFALPLIAEGDCADPEALDVRTLSTVDRWILARLSDAAGRVSASLEAYRFDEAAHALYQFFWSEFCDGYVEMIKPVLRGADVPESEKAKTRGVLKRVLLDSLALLHPFMPFVSCEIREALNGDGLKLTMAKFPEPRPEWKDDAAVEAVETLRAVVTRVRNLRAENGLAQTEALAIGLELPDGPLSEEIQRQVPLLSHLARLKGVKISSKVEIPGAFRDVVAGAGILVDLPKKEISSEDREKLERDVERLRAEASKIESRLSDQSFRARAPAAVVEKTKQQLEEISERILRLESNLVGTSGR is encoded by the coding sequence ATGCGCTGGTACAAGGCGCAGGAGGATGCGGGCTTCTTCCGTCCCGAGGCGGCCGCTCCCGACGCGGAGCCGTTCACGATCGTGATCCCGCCGCCGAACGTCACCGGGCGGCTGCACGTCGGCCACGCGCTTGGGCGCACGCTCGAGGACGTCCTCTGCCGCTGGCGTCGCATGCAGGGTCGCGCGGTCCTTTGGGTGCCCGGCGTCGACCACGCGGGTATCGCGACGCAGATGGTCGTCGAGCGCGACCTGAAGGAGCGGACGGGCAAGACGCGCCACGACCTCGGCCGCGAAGCGTTCCTCGCGATCTGCCGCGAGTGGGCGGGATCGCGGCGCGGCGACATCCTGAATCAGATCCGGCGCCTCGGGGCCTCGTGCGACTTCACGCGCGAGTACTACACGCTCGACGAGACGCGCTCGAAGGCCGTCCGCCATGTGTTCACGACGCTCTACAAGCAGGGCCTCGCGTACCGCGCCGAGCGGATGGTGAACTGGTGCCCAAGCTGTGCGACCGTCCTTTCCGACCTCGAGGTGAACCACGTCGAGACGTCGGGCCACCTGTGGTCGATCGCCTATCCCGTCGAAGGCGGCGGGGAGGTGGTCGTCGCGACGACGCGCCCCGAGACGATGCTCGGCGACACGGCCGTCGCCGTGCATCCGGACGACGAGCGCTACACGGCCCTCGTCGGCAAGCGCGTGACGCTGCCGCTCACGGGCCGCACGATCGCCGTCATCGCCGACGCCTTCGTCGACCCCAAGTTCGGGACGGGCGTCGTGAAGGTCACGCCCGCGCACGACCCGAACGACTTCGAGGCGGGCAGGCGCCACGGCCTGGAGCTCGTGACCGTCATCGGCTTCGACGGAAAGATGACGAAGGCCGCGGGCGACGCGTACGCGGGACTCGACCGGTCCGAGGCGCGGAGGAAGGTCCTCAAGGACCTCGATGCGCAGGGCCGGCGCCGCGGCGAGAAGAGCCATCTCGTCCCGCTCGCGCGCTGCCAGCGGTGCGACACGGTCGTCGAGCCGCTCGTTTCGATCCAGTGGTTCGTGAAGATCGGCCCGCTCGCCGAGAAGGCCGTCGCCGCGACGGACTCGGGCGAGACGGCGTTCACGCCCGACCTCTGGAAGAAGACGTACGACGAGTGGATGAAGAACATCCGCGACTGGTGCGTCTCGCGCCAGCTCTGGTGGGGGCACGAGATCCCGGCGTGGTACTGCGCGGACGGGCACGTGAACGTCCCCGAACCGGGGGCGGGCGACCCCGTCTCGTGCGGCACGTGCGGCAAGCAGGCGCTCACTCGCGACCCCGACGTCTTCGACACGTGGTTCTCGTCGTGGCTCATGCCGCTCTCGGTCTTCGGCTGGCCCGACGAGACGCCCGACTTCAAGCGCTTCTACCCGACGAGCGTCCTCGTCACGGGCTTCGACATCCTCTTCTTCTGGGTGGCCCGAATGGTGATGGCGGGGACCTGGTTCGACGGACGGGCGCCGTTCAAGGACGTCGTGCTCCACGGCCTCGTCCGCGACGAGAAGGGCCAGAAGATGTCGAAGACGAAGGGGAACGTCGTCGACCCGCTGGAAATGTGCGACGAGTTCGGGGCGGACGCCGTCCGGTTCACGCTCGCCGTCCTCTCCGGCACGGGCCGCGACCTCCCGTTCGGCAAGAGCCGCGTCGCGGGCTACCGCGCGTTCGCGACGAAGGTCTGGAACGCGACGCGGTTCGCGCTGCCCCTGATCGCCGAAGGCGACTGCGCGGACCCCGAGGCGCTGGACGTCCGGACGCTCTCCACGGTCGACCGCTGGATCCTCGCGCGGCTCTCGGACGCCGCGGGCCGCGTGAGCGCCTCCCTCGAGGCGTACCGCTTCGACGAGGCCGCGCACGCCCTCTATCAGTTCTTCTGGTCCGAGTTCTGCGACGGCTACGTCGAGATGATCAAGCCGGTCCTCCGCGGCGCCGACGTGCCCGAATCCGAAAAGGCGAAGACGCGCGGTGTCCTCAAGCGCGTCCTGCTCGACTCTCTCGCGCTCCTGCACCCTTTCATGCCGTTCGTGTCGTGCGAGATCCGTGAGGCGCTGAACGGCGACGGCCTGAAGCTCACGATGGCGAAGTTTCCCGAGCCGCGCCCCGAGTGGAAGGACGACGCGGCGGTGGAAGCAGTCGAAACACTGCGGGCCGTCGTGACGCGCGTCCGCAACCTTCGGGCGGAAAACGGCCTTGCGCAGACCGAGGCGCTTGCCATCGGCCTCGAGCTCCCCGACGGACCCCTTTCAGAAGAAATCCAGCGGCAGGTGCCGCTCCTCAGCCATCTCGCGCGGCTCAAGGGCGTGAAGATTTCTTCGAAGGTGGAGATCCCCGGAGCCTTCCGGGACGTCGTCGCGGGTGCCGGAATCCTCGTGGACCTTCCGAAGAAAGAAATTTCTTCTGAAGATAGAGAGAAGCTGGAACGCGACGTGGAGCGCCTGCGCGCGGAAGCTTCGAAGATCGAGAGCCGTCTGTCCGACCAGAGCTTCCGCGCGCGCGCCCCCGCCGCCGTGGTCGAGAAGACCAAACAACAACTCGAAGAAATCTCCGAGCGAATCCTCCGGCTGGAGAGCAACCTCGTGGGGACGTCCGGCCGGTGA
- a CDS encoding DNA internalization-related competence protein ComEC/Rec2, giving the protein MRRSWSPGAGAPSLPAAFAIAAGIAAAVSLAVPPSLFAGSALALAAAAAVAVGRGHGRLAAAGGLVLAAALGYASAQVRWLVPALRTAGEARRAIAESAVRDPEAGGALVEITGRLDAPWSPSGSLARSRIDVATASFGGRPLALDAPVTLAVAGETDPSRAAEVGDRVRVTGTLRLPERGGPRRSPFSLPEQPHLLAKSALQVERLSGPAGPLAPVQAARAALKRRLRANLAGAPEADRTALALLLAFVLGDTQDVPFAAVGAFRDGGVAHIVAISGLQVALVAALLGFLVRRAGVSLAARDAIVLGATLLFAVFAGGRPPVWRAALMIGLYLAARLLGRPTSPEHVLGFSACAILLADPSALFDVGFLLTFAAVFGLAEFGAPAVAFLRARGAPPLLADAVGATLGAELAVLPVQAHVFNVVPFVALLSNPFIVPLSGVFLFAGLGLLPFLALSPGAAAAAIVPLRLLAELQFGILDALDRLHAVRVVPTPSFALAAAAAGLLLVAGLAAARPVRRTALAAAFLTVLAVVAAPPAAAGAGTVVLRAVDVGQGDAWLLVTPRGRVLVDGGGSPDRAYDFGRLRLVPKLADLGAVSLDAVVLTHPHPDHARGLLAVLDSLPVGRVVLPRAAPRNAFLDEFLAVARKRRLVLERLGAGARFEAAGVAFDVLHPRDDPYPRARENNGSLVLRARAEGRTLLLTGDVESAAERDLVASGEDLRADVLKVPHHGSRTSTTPDFLSRVAPRVALVGVGRRNRFGHPAPDVVQRLAGAGARVFRTDRDGDLALTLAAGRILPWFPEAVARSAP; this is encoded by the coding sequence ATGAGGCGCTCTTGGTCGCCCGGGGCGGGCGCGCCGTCGCTGCCCGCGGCGTTCGCGATCGCGGCAGGGATCGCCGCCGCCGTCTCGCTCGCGGTGCCGCCCTCCCTGTTCGCCGGATCCGCGCTCGCCCTCGCCGCCGCAGCCGCGGTCGCCGTGGGCCGCGGCCACGGCCGTCTCGCCGCGGCCGGCGGCCTCGTCCTTGCGGCCGCCCTCGGCTACGCGTCGGCGCAGGTGCGCTGGCTCGTTCCCGCGCTCCGAACAGCCGGCGAGGCCCGGCGCGCGATCGCGGAGTCCGCCGTGCGCGACCCTGAAGCCGGCGGTGCTCTCGTCGAGATCACGGGGCGTCTCGACGCGCCGTGGTCGCCGAGCGGCTCGCTCGCGAGGTCCCGGATCGACGTCGCGACCGCGAGTTTCGGCGGCCGCCCGCTCGCCCTCGACGCTCCGGTGACGCTCGCCGTGGCGGGGGAGACCGATCCCTCCCGGGCGGCCGAAGTCGGTGACCGGGTGCGTGTAACGGGAACGCTGCGCCTCCCCGAGCGCGGCGGCCCGCGTCGCTCGCCGTTCAGCCTGCCCGAGCAGCCGCACCTTCTCGCGAAGAGCGCCCTCCAGGTCGAACGCCTCTCGGGCCCGGCGGGCCCGCTCGCTCCGGTTCAGGCCGCGCGCGCCGCGCTCAAGCGCCGGCTGCGCGCGAACCTCGCGGGCGCGCCGGAGGCGGACCGCACGGCGCTCGCCCTGCTCCTCGCGTTCGTCCTCGGCGACACGCAGGACGTGCCGTTCGCGGCCGTGGGCGCGTTCCGTGACGGCGGCGTCGCCCACATCGTCGCGATCTCCGGCCTGCAGGTGGCGCTCGTCGCCGCGCTGCTCGGGTTCCTCGTGCGGCGCGCGGGGGTTTCTCTCGCCGCGCGCGACGCGATCGTTCTCGGCGCGACGCTTCTCTTCGCCGTCTTCGCGGGCGGCCGGCCCCCGGTCTGGCGGGCGGCGCTCATGATCGGGCTCTACCTCGCCGCACGGCTCCTCGGACGGCCGACGTCCCCCGAGCACGTCCTCGGGTTTTCCGCTTGCGCCATCCTGCTCGCGGATCCGTCGGCGCTCTTCGACGTCGGGTTCCTCCTGACGTTCGCGGCGGTGTTCGGTCTCGCGGAGTTCGGGGCGCCGGCGGTGGCGTTTCTGCGCGCGCGCGGCGCGCCGCCCCTCCTCGCCGACGCGGTCGGGGCGACGCTGGGAGCCGAGCTTGCCGTCCTGCCGGTCCAGGCGCACGTCTTCAACGTCGTCCCGTTCGTCGCGCTCCTCTCGAATCCTTTCATCGTGCCGCTCTCGGGCGTCTTCCTGTTCGCGGGCCTCGGCCTCCTGCCGTTCCTCGCGCTCTCGCCGGGCGCGGCGGCCGCCGCGATCGTCCCGCTGCGGCTTCTTGCCGAGCTCCAGTTCGGCATCCTCGACGCGCTGGACCGGCTCCACGCCGTGCGCGTCGTCCCGACGCCGTCCTTCGCGCTGGCGGCGGCGGCAGCCGGCCTCCTCCTCGTCGCGGGCCTCGCCGCGGCCCGGCCCGTCCGCCGAACGGCGCTGGCGGCGGCGTTCCTCACGGTCCTCGCCGTCGTCGCGGCGCCTCCGGCCGCGGCGGGCGCCGGGACCGTCGTCCTCCGGGCGGTGGACGTCGGACAGGGCGACGCCTGGCTGCTCGTGACGCCGCGCGGGCGCGTTCTCGTGGACGGAGGCGGGAGCCCGGACCGGGCGTACGACTTCGGGCGGCTGCGCCTCGTGCCGAAGCTCGCGGACCTCGGCGCCGTGTCTCTCGACGCGGTCGTCCTGACGCACCCGCACCCGGACCACGCGCGCGGGCTCCTCGCCGTCCTGGACTCGCTTCCGGTCGGCCGCGTCGTCCTCCCGCGGGCCGCGCCGCGCAACGCCTTCCTCGACGAGTTTCTCGCCGTCGCGCGGAAGCGGCGTCTCGTCCTGGAACGGCTCGGCGCAGGCGCCCGCTTCGAGGCCGCCGGCGTCGCCTTCGACGTCCTCCACCCGCGGGACGACCCCTACCCGCGCGCCCGGGAGAACAACGGATCGCTGGTCCTGAGGGCGCGGGCGGAGGGGCGAACGCTCCTCCTGACGGGCGACGTGGAATCGGCCGCCGAACGCGACCTCGTGGCGTCCGGGGAGGACCTCCGGGCCGACGTCCTGAAGGTGCCGCATCACGGGAGCCGCACGTCGACGACGCCGGATTTTCTCTCTCGCGTCGCTCCGCGCGTCGCGCTCGTGGGCGTCGGCCGGCGCAACCGGTTCGGGCATCCCGCGCCGGACGTCGTCCAGCGCCTCGCGGGCGCCGGCGCGCGCGTCTTCCGTACGGACCGCGACGGCGACCTCGCCCTCACGCTGGCCGCGGGCCGCATCCTCCCGTGGTTCCCGGAGGCAGTCGCGAGGTCCGCGCCGTGA
- the hfq gene encoding RNA chaperone Hfq gives MIGTPKPPINVQDGFFYQLRKDNTIVEVMLLSGRTRVGRIRRFDKYAVVVEVDGREEMIYKHAIASVASTGANAPAFAPPAVRAPAV, from the coding sequence ATGATCGGGACGCCGAAGCCGCCCATCAACGTCCAGGACGGGTTCTTCTACCAGCTCCGAAAAGACAACACGATCGTCGAGGTGATGCTCCTTTCCGGGCGCACGCGCGTGGGACGCATCCGCCGCTTCGACAAGTACGCCGTCGTCGTCGAAGTCGACGGCCGCGAAGAGATGATCTACAAGCACGCGATCGCGTCGGTGGCGTCGACCGGAGCCAACGCTCCCGCTTTCGCGCCCCCGGCGGTGCGGGCTCCCGCGGTTTGA
- a CDS encoding glutaredoxin family protein yields MKAVVAPLVARLGGTLSEVDVDSDPALSERFGLEIPVLLDGEGRVVAKVRDSAERIAKRLGA; encoded by the coding sequence ATGAAGGCGGTGGTTGCGCCGCTCGTCGCGCGGCTCGGCGGCACGCTTTCCGAAGTGGACGTCGACTCGGACCCGGCGCTCTCGGAGCGGTTCGGCCTCGAGATCCCCGTCCTGCTCGACGGGGAGGGCCGCGTCGTCGCAAAGGTCCGCGACTCCGCCGAACGGATCGCGAAGCGCCTCGGCGCCTGA
- the miaA gene encoding tRNA (adenosine(37)-N6)-dimethylallyltransferase MiaA translates to MSGPAGVLAILGATATGKSELAVALAERLGGEIVSADAFAVYRGFDVGTAKPGADLRARAPHHLVDAREPVEPWSAGEFAAEARRLCEEILARGRLPILAGGTGFYVRAFFGGLFEGPRRNDAVRSALEAVAARRGKASLKRMVSVLDPEVASRLADADASRAIRLLEILFLTGQRPSRLFRERPGAAWTRPSVKLLLTLPRADLHDRISKRFRTRFATALPGEVQGLLAAGVPVTAPAFSAIGYRDTAALLGGEISEAEWKERILRDTRRYAKRQETWFRREPGLVTVDATRPDLVDFAERLARPLLAHLPEGSHS, encoded by the coding sequence GTGAGCGGCCCGGCGGGCGTCCTCGCGATCCTCGGCGCGACGGCGACGGGGAAGTCGGAGCTCGCCGTGGCGCTCGCCGAGCGCCTCGGGGGAGAGATCGTCTCGGCGGACGCGTTCGCCGTGTACCGCGGCTTCGACGTCGGGACGGCCAAGCCCGGAGCGGACCTGCGCGCGCGCGCGCCGCACCACCTCGTGGACGCGCGCGAGCCCGTCGAGCCGTGGAGCGCCGGGGAGTTCGCCGCGGAGGCGCGGCGCCTCTGCGAGGAGATCCTCGCGCGCGGCCGCCTGCCGATCCTCGCGGGAGGCACGGGCTTTTACGTCCGCGCGTTCTTCGGCGGCCTCTTCGAGGGGCCGCGCCGTAACGACGCCGTCCGCTCCGCGCTCGAGGCCGTCGCGGCCCGCCGCGGCAAGGCGTCCCTCAAGCGGATGGTCTCCGTTCTCGACCCCGAGGTCGCCTCGCGTCTCGCCGACGCCGACGCGTCCCGGGCGATCCGCCTCCTCGAAATCCTCTTCCTCACGGGCCAGCGCCCGTCGCGGCTGTTCCGCGAGCGCCCCGGCGCCGCGTGGACGCGGCCTTCCGTGAAGCTGCTCCTCACGTTGCCGCGCGCGGACCTCCATGACAGAATCTCGAAGAGATTTCGAACACGCTTCGCAACCGCGCTCCCGGGGGAAGTGCAGGGCCTGCTCGCCGCCGGCGTGCCGGTCACGGCGCCCGCGTTCTCGGCCATCGGGTATCGTGATACGGCTGCGCTTCTCGGAGGGGAGATCTCCGAAGCGGAGTGGAAGGAGCGGATCCTGAGAGATACGCGCCGCTACGCCAAGAGACAGGAGACCTGGTTCCGGCGGGAGCCGGGTCTCGTGACGGTCGACGCGACGCGCCCCGACCTCGTCGATTTCGCGGAGCGCCTCGCGCGCCCGCTTCTTGCTCATCTTCCGGAAGGGAGTCATTCATGA
- a CDS encoding Crp/Fnr family transcriptional regulator, translating to MNVTELFSRVALFEGIAPEDRVALAKAAALRTYTRGETIVEQGQPGDAFYVIVKGRVAVAIVAPDGREVVLNSLGEGEHFGEMALLDDAPRSASVIAQEKSELAILSRPVFFSLLKSNFVLTRALLAAFSARLRRANATIEGLASLDVKARLARYFRELAVARGRKAGGGWSVVVRPSQREIADTIGSSRETVSRTMSQMAAEQLIVPKGKAVYVRLEGDAGAAPPPG from the coding sequence ATGAACGTCACGGAGCTCTTCTCGAGAGTCGCCCTCTTCGAGGGAATCGCCCCCGAGGACCGTGTCGCGCTCGCGAAGGCCGCGGCTCTCCGCACGTACACCCGCGGCGAGACCATCGTCGAGCAGGGCCAGCCCGGAGATGCGTTCTACGTGATCGTGAAGGGCCGCGTCGCGGTCGCGATCGTCGCGCCGGACGGGCGCGAGGTCGTCCTGAACTCGCTCGGAGAGGGCGAGCACTTCGGTGAGATGGCGCTCCTCGACGACGCCCCGCGCTCGGCCAGCGTGATCGCGCAGGAGAAGTCCGAGCTCGCGATCCTCTCGCGCCCGGTCTTCTTCAGCCTCCTGAAATCCAACTTCGTCCTCACGCGTGCGCTCCTCGCCGCGTTCTCGGCGCGCCTCCGGCGCGCGAACGCCACGATCGAGGGCCTCGCCTCGCTGGACGTCAAGGCGCGCCTCGCGCGCTACTTCCGGGAGCTCGCCGTCGCGCGCGGGCGAAAGGCCGGCGGCGGATGGTCCGTCGTCGTGCGCCCGTCGCAGCGGGAGATCGCCGACACGATCGGCTCCTCGCGCGAGACGGTCTCGCGGACGATGTCCCAGATGGCCGCCGAGCAGCTCATCGTCCCGAAGGGCAAGGCCGTCTACGTGCGGCTCGAGGGCGACGCCGGGGCGGCTCCGCCGCCCGGCTGA
- a CDS encoding biotin--[acetyl-CoA-carboxylase] ligase, translating into MPLPPAGSPLGALAPLGGRRFARIHNVILLATAPSTNDFAKIIVEHALAESEEIRLTVIAAGEQTAGRGRAGRTWVPLPGALALSAIVPWPEGPGRVRLPIETGILLARGLSAAFGLDVRLKWPNDLLVDRRKLGGLLIEARSNDDGDGWAVIGIGLNVRGTRADLEARGLPSATSLEACGVAPALLEGETPFDEVLAILDEGVGEPCAEPLPEAFAAVSAHAPGDLLTVTDGDRSHKGAFAGVTPEGFLRLATEGGDETLVSGDVVHF; encoded by the coding sequence GTGCCTCTCCCGCCCGCGGGCTCCCCGCTCGGCGCCCTCGCGCCGCTCGGCGGGAGACGGTTCGCCCGAATCCACAACGTGATCCTCCTCGCGACGGCGCCCTCCACGAACGACTTCGCGAAGATCATTGTCGAGCACGCGCTCGCCGAGAGCGAGGAGATCCGGCTCACGGTGATCGCCGCGGGCGAACAGACCGCGGGCCGCGGCCGCGCGGGGCGCACGTGGGTGCCGCTCCCGGGCGCGCTCGCGCTCTCGGCGATCGTGCCGTGGCCCGAGGGCCCGGGCCGCGTCCGGCTCCCGATCGAGACGGGAATCCTCCTTGCGCGGGGCCTCTCCGCCGCGTTCGGACTCGACGTGAGGCTCAAGTGGCCGAACGACCTTCTCGTGGACCGGCGGAAGCTCGGCGGCCTCCTCATCGAGGCCCGCTCGAACGACGACGGCGATGGGTGGGCCGTGATCGGGATCGGGCTGAACGTCCGCGGCACACGCGCGGACCTCGAGGCCCGTGGCCTCCCCAGCGCCACGTCGCTCGAAGCGTGCGGCGTCGCGCCGGCGCTGCTCGAGGGCGAGACGCCGTTCGACGAGGTCCTCGCGATTCTCGACGAGGGCGTCGGCGAGCCCTGCGCCGAACCGCTTCCGGAGGCGTTCGCGGCGGTGTCCGCGCACGCGCCGGGCGATCTCCTGACCGTCACGGACGGGGACCGCTCGCACAAGGGGGCTTTCGCGGGCGTCACGCCCGAGGGCTTCCTGCGCCTCGCGACCGAGGGTGGCGACGAGACGCTCGTGTCGGGGGACGTCGTCCACTTCTGA